Proteins from one Acomys russatus chromosome 12, mAcoRus1.1, whole genome shotgun sequence genomic window:
- the Snorc gene encoding protein SNORC isoform X2, with amino-acid sequence MASCLALHMALLLVSGVLAPAVLTEGPQEPDPTLWNEPIEFPSGESPLESTSHSQEFAVSGPPFPTSAPGPEDSTPPARVDQDGGSLGPGAIAAIVIAALLATCVVLALMVVALRKFSAS; translated from the exons ATGGCATCTTGTCTGGCCCTGCACATGGCGTTGCTGCTCGTCTCTGGGGTCCTGGCCCCTGCGGTGCTCACAG AGGGTCCCCAGGAGCCTGATCCCACCCTGTGGAATGAACCCATTGAATTTCCCTCGGGTGAAAGTCCCCTGGAGAGCACCAGCCACAGCCAGGAATTTGCAGTCTCTGGCCCTCCGTTCCCTACTTCTGCTCCAGGACCAGAGGACAGCACCCCTCCCGCAAGGGTGGACCAGGACGGAG GGTCACTCGGACCAGGCGCCATTGCGGCCATCGTGATCGCTGCCCTGCTGGCCACCTGTGTGGTGCTGGCACTCATGGTTGTCGCACTGCGAAAGTTTTCTGCTTCTTGA
- the Snorc gene encoding protein SNORC isoform X1, which produces MASCLALHMALLLVSGVLAPAVLTAEGPQEPDPTLWNEPIEFPSGESPLESTSHSQEFAVSGPPFPTSAPGPEDSTPPARVDQDGGSLGPGAIAAIVIAALLATCVVLALMVVALRKFSAS; this is translated from the exons ATGGCATCTTGTCTGGCCCTGCACATGGCGTTGCTGCTCGTCTCTGGGGTCCTGGCCCCTGCGGTGCTCACAG CAGAGGGTCCCCAGGAGCCTGATCCCACCCTGTGGAATGAACCCATTGAATTTCCCTCGGGTGAAAGTCCCCTGGAGAGCACCAGCCACAGCCAGGAATTTGCAGTCTCTGGCCCTCCGTTCCCTACTTCTGCTCCAGGACCAGAGGACAGCACCCCTCCCGCAAGGGTGGACCAGGACGGAG GGTCACTCGGACCAGGCGCCATTGCGGCCATCGTGATCGCTGCCCTGCTGGCCACCTGTGTGGTGCTGGCACTCATGGTTGTCGCACTGCGAAAGTTTTCTGCTTCTTGA